A region from the Acidiferrobacter sp. SPIII_3 genome encodes:
- a CDS encoding GNAT family N-acetyltransferase, with protein MCAITEWSFARADEAAALADLVNDAYRATGPVKGWTSEAHLLGGQRIDADMLREILARDDSRILQTHVAGTLCGCIHLEKTPPTGVDLGLFAIRPGLQGRGLGRSVIEHAERWAVTRWGTRRAEITVIDLRQDLVAWYRRMGYDFTGERRAFPYGDERFGIPKRRDLAFTVMRKALPDHGVS; from the coding sequence GTGTGCGCCATCACCGAATGGAGCTTTGCCCGTGCCGACGAGGCCGCCGCCCTCGCCGACCTCGTGAACGACGCCTATCGCGCCACCGGCCCGGTCAAGGGCTGGACGAGCGAGGCGCATCTTTTGGGCGGACAACGCATCGATGCCGATATGCTGCGCGAGATCCTCGCGCGCGATGACAGCCGCATTCTCCAGACGCATGTCGCGGGGACGTTGTGCGGCTGTATCCATCTCGAAAAGACGCCACCGACAGGGGTCGATCTCGGGCTTTTCGCGATCCGTCCCGGTCTACAGGGCCGGGGCCTGGGGCGGTCTGTGATCGAGCATGCCGAACGCTGGGCCGTGACTCGCTGGGGCACACGCCGCGCCGAGATCACGGTGATCGATCTGCGGCAGGATCTCGTCGCCTGGTATCGACGCATGGGTTATGATTTTACCGGCGAGCGCCGGGCCTTTCCTTATGGAGACGAACGCTTTGGCATCCCGAAGCGGCGCGACTTGGCGTTCACGGTGATGCGCAAGGCCTTGCCCGACCACGGAGTGTCCTGA
- a CDS encoding cytosine permease translates to MARERHSLGATGADQRRGSSWGALFIWLAATMTASTIPLGGIMAQAFPGAPFLWVMLAASGCFLLVGIVSIPGFVYGLPTMVVSEHLFGARANRAISAANWLSQVGWESVVLVIVIYIVRSLLFQGEVVYPLSATLIALVVSLLANFTVPLLGYRAIVAAQKAGAVLLMLFSIVILFHVPLKASLLGTRTAVSVTTLHEALGALSLGLMGGALSWTMFASDYSRFTRGDTPLARVALAPTAGGFLGSFVILFVSVALYQAGGVTFGRDGIAFPRGMFHSEVLYYGFCLFAVMGLLASNFLNAFSSAFSLAVTLRRDLNRRLSTFVDASIGTAMAVWILFYAPTFLDVFETFLSLLIIVAAPWTGVVVVQILGDLWGKGLPPDPASWAEGRRRRVGVLVIAIVASALFSSNPLWVGYGARALGGVDISPLVGFALAALLAVVARLARGAPQPAGLERAKAGAPPL, encoded by the coding sequence ATGGCGCGCGAACGGCATTCTCTAGGGGCGACCGGCGCGGATCAACGCCGGGGCTCCTCGTGGGGGGCGCTCTTCATATGGCTCGCCGCCACCATGACCGCCTCGACCATTCCCTTGGGCGGCATCATGGCGCAGGCATTCCCGGGCGCGCCGTTTTTGTGGGTGATGCTGGCGGCATCCGGGTGTTTCCTTTTGGTCGGCATCGTGAGCATCCCGGGATTCGTCTATGGTCTGCCGACCATGGTGGTGTCGGAGCACCTATTCGGCGCGCGCGCCAATCGTGCCATATCGGCGGCCAATTGGCTCTCCCAGGTGGGGTGGGAGAGCGTTGTCCTTGTGATCGTCATCTATATCGTGCGCAGTCTGTTGTTTCAAGGCGAGGTCGTCTATCCGCTGAGTGCGACACTGATCGCGCTCGTGGTGTCGCTGCTCGCCAACTTCACAGTCCCGCTCCTCGGCTACCGCGCCATCGTCGCGGCGCAGAAGGCGGGCGCCGTGCTTCTCATGCTGTTTTCGATCGTCATCCTTTTTCATGTACCCTTAAAGGCAAGCCTTCTGGGTACCCGAACGGCCGTGTCGGTGACCACGCTGCATGAGGCCCTGGGCGCCTTGTCTTTGGGGCTCATGGGCGGGGCGCTTTCCTGGACCATGTTCGCGTCCGACTACTCCCGGTTCACGCGTGGTGACACGCCGCTTGCGCGCGTCGCGCTGGCCCCTACGGCCGGTGGTTTCCTGGGGTCGTTCGTGATCCTCTTTGTGTCCGTGGCCTTGTATCAGGCGGGCGGGGTGACATTCGGCAGGGACGGTATCGCCTTTCCGCGTGGTATGTTTCATAGCGAGGTCCTGTATTATGGTTTTTGCCTGTTTGCGGTCATGGGCTTGCTCGCCTCGAACTTCTTGAACGCGTTCAGCTCGGCCTTTAGCCTTGCCGTGACCCTGCGGCGTGACTTGAATCGGCGCCTCTCGACCTTCGTAGATGCCTCCATAGGCACGGCGATGGCGGTCTGGATCCTGTTTTATGCCCCGACCTTTCTGGACGTGTTCGAGACCTTCCTGTCGCTCCTCATCATCGTAGCCGCCCCTTGGACGGGCGTGGTCGTCGTGCAGATACTGGGGGACCTTTGGGGCAAGGGATTGCCGCCGGACCCGGCATCATGGGCCGAGGGCCGTCGCCGGCGCGTGGGGGTCCTGGTAATCGCGATCGTGGCGAGCGCCCTTTTTTCGAGCAACCCGCTATGGGTGGGTTATGGCGCCCGCGCGCTCGGGGGGGTCGACATTTCGCCGCTGGTCGGTTTCGCCTTGGCCGCGCTGCTTGCCGTGGTTGCGCGTCTTGCGCGTGGGGCACCGCAGCCGGCCGGTCTCGAGCGGGCCAAGGCCGGCGCACCCCCCTTGTAG